From a single Coturnix japonica isolate 7356 chromosome 18, Coturnix japonica 2.1, whole genome shotgun sequence genomic region:
- the GLP2R gene encoding glucagon-like peptide 2 receptor, with protein MMKAADVLSDRALWGMIVLFGLCSSMGIWSGISPIPVSSVIILFLVKQAKGSLLEKTTTGWNKYKQECLKMLQESAVGTGIRCNGTFDQFVCWPYSTPGKVSVPCPSYLPWLENGSAGNVYRVCLDEGTWQTKENSTDIWRDSSECSEKNNLQKSEEEHKLLTTLQLLYTIGYYFSLISLVLALLILSLLRKLHCTRNYIHINLFASFILRATAILIKDNVLHKIYSKRPNDETGWILYLSPEILIICRTAQFFMHYFVGANYFWLLVEGIYLHTLLITAVLSERRLLQTYIVIGWVVPILFVAPWGISRSKLENTGCWGTNEHMGIWWIIRGPMLFSITVNFGIFLKILRMLISKLKAQKMSFHDYKYRLARSTLVLIPLLGIHEFIFSFITDEQVEGFPRHVRLFIQLTMSSFHGFFVAVLYCFANGEVKAELHKQWSRFLLAEPFGRKLCFLGQNIKYLRKCSQKEKKQHLSSNHLFVEVSESWGMKLQQVLVKERAVPCMKPGRALPSHLRASVSDSSEEVTTGETTEEVVFEESEI; from the exons ATGATGAAAGCAGCTGATGTCCTCTCTGACAGAGCTCTCTGGG gCATGATTGTACTTTTTGGTCTCTGCTCCAGCATGGGGATCTGGTCTGGAATATCTCCCATACCTGTCAGCTCAGTCATTATATTATTTCTAGTTAAACAG GCCAAAGGATCTCTGCTGGAAAAAACAACCACTGGATGGAACAAATACAAACAGGAATGTCTGAAAATGCTACAGGAATCAGCTGTAGGTACTG GAATACGTTGTAATGGGACTTTTGATCAGTTTGTTTGCTGGCCGTACTCAACCCCAGGAAAAGTATCTGTTCCTTGTCCTTCGTATTTGCCATGGCTGGAAAATG GAAGTGCAGGAAATGTATACAGAGTCTGCTTAGATGAAGGAACTTGGCAAACGAAGGAAAACTCCACAGACATTTGGCGTGACAGTTCAGAAtgttctgagaaaaataatctcCAAAAAAGT gAAGAAGAACATAAATTACTTACCACACTACAGTTGTTGTACACTATaggatattatttttctctaatctCACTGGTTTTAGCTCTCCTTATACTTTCTTTGCTCAG aaaacTTCACTGCACAAGAAACTACATCcatattaatttatttgcatcTTTCATCTTGCGTGCCACAGCCATTCTTATTAAAGACAATGTACTTCACAAGATTTACTCCAAAAGACCAAATGATGAAACTGGATGGATATTATACCTCAGTCCTGAG ATTCTAATCATTTGCAGAACTGCTCAGTTCTTCATGCACTATTTTGTTGGAGCAAATTATTTTTGGCTATTAGTAGAAGGAATTTATCTGCATACATTGTTGATtactgctgtgctctcagaaagaaGACTGCTGCAGACATACATAGTGATAGGATGGG ttgtTCCTATTCTGTTTGTCGCCCCCTGGGGAATAAGCAGATCAAAACTGGAGAACACAGG GTGCTGGGGAACAAATGAACACATGGGAATCTGGTGGATCATCCGAGGACCGATGTTGTTTTCCATTACA GTTAATTTTGGCATCTTCTTAAAAATTCTGAGGATGTTGATTTCCAAACTAAAAGCCCAGAAAATGAGCTTTCATGACTACAAATACAG attgGCAAGATCTACACTTGTGCTGATTCCACTGCTGGGGATCCATGagtttatattttccttcatcaCTGATGAGCAGGTGGAAGGATTTCCAAGACATGTAAGACTTTTCATTCAGCTGACAATGAGCTCATTTCAT GGTTTTTTTGTAGCAGTTTTATACTGCTTTGCAAATGGAGAG gTAAAAGCAGAACTCCACAAGCAGTGGTCCCGCTTCTTGCTGGCAGAACCCTTTGGTCGTAAGCTCTGCTTTCTTGGGCAAAACATCAAATACCTCAGGAAATGttcacagaaagagaaaaaacagcacctCAGCAGCAATCACTTGTTCGTGGAGGTGAGTGAGTCCTGGGGCATGAAGCTCCAGCAGGTACTGGTGAAGGAGAGGGCAGTTCCATGCATGAAACCAGGCCGTGCACTTCCATCTCATCTGCGGGCAAGTGTGTCAGATAGCAGTGAAGAAGTGACCACTGGAGAGACAACTGAGGAGGTGGTCTTTGAAGAAAGTGAAATCTAG